The Streptomyces sp. NBC_01268 genome window below encodes:
- a CDS encoding MFS transporter — protein sequence MMAIIERIPALLRERPFRRYWTGQTVSFVGDQISLMALPLTAVLILGADAAEMGWLKTAELLPALLLNLPLGAWADRQARRRRAMIAADFARAVLILTLPVAYLLDALTLGQLYAVAFGIGALTVLFEVCNATLFVAMVPAERYVQANSLVNGSRSMAWLAGPGIGGVLVQVLTAPLALVADALTYLVSAGYLARIRPVEPPPAPVEKGHFVQGLRWVVRNPSMRALFAASGTVQFFNYMFHTLFVLYATAELGLSAGVLGAVLAAGAVGGLIGAACSGPVVRAIGIGPSLVTGFVGFTLPLLLIPLAGGPLPLVLGLLFVAEFLSCAGVMVADIAAGSFQMALIPDAIRARVMGAFRTLNHGFRPLGALAGGVLGTALGLRPTLWVATAGAVLAVLWVLPSPLARLRELPEREQEQGPVPAKA from the coding sequence ATGATGGCGATCATCGAACGCATACCCGCACTGCTGCGCGAGCGGCCCTTCCGGCGGTACTGGACCGGACAGACCGTCTCCTTCGTGGGCGACCAGATCTCGCTCATGGCGCTCCCGCTCACCGCCGTCCTGATCCTGGGGGCCGACGCCGCCGAGATGGGCTGGCTCAAGACGGCCGAGCTGCTGCCCGCGCTCCTGCTCAACCTGCCGCTCGGCGCCTGGGCCGACCGGCAGGCCCGGCGGCGGCGCGCCATGATCGCGGCGGACTTCGCCCGGGCGGTGCTGATCCTGACCCTCCCCGTCGCCTACCTGCTGGACGCGCTGACCCTCGGCCAGCTGTACGCGGTGGCCTTCGGGATAGGGGCGCTCACGGTGCTCTTCGAGGTGTGCAACGCCACGCTGTTCGTGGCGATGGTCCCCGCCGAGCGCTATGTGCAGGCCAATTCGCTCGTCAACGGGAGCCGTTCGATGGCGTGGCTGGCGGGCCCTGGCATCGGCGGCGTGCTGGTGCAGGTGCTCACCGCGCCCCTCGCGCTGGTCGCGGACGCGCTCACCTACCTGGTCTCGGCGGGGTACCTGGCCCGGATCCGCCCGGTCGAGCCGCCGCCCGCCCCGGTGGAGAAGGGGCACTTCGTGCAGGGGCTGCGCTGGGTCGTGCGGAACCCGTCGATGCGCGCGCTGTTCGCCGCCTCCGGGACGGTCCAGTTCTTCAACTACATGTTCCACACGCTCTTCGTGCTCTACGCGACGGCCGAACTCGGCCTGAGCGCCGGCGTGCTGGGCGCGGTGCTCGCGGCGGGGGCCGTGGGCGGCCTGATCGGGGCGGCGTGCAGCGGCCCGGTGGTCCGAGCGATCGGGATCGGCCCGTCGCTCGTGACCGGCTTCGTCGGCTTCACCCTGCCGCTGCTGCTCATACCGCTCGCCGGAGGGCCACTGCCGCTGGTGCTCGGGCTGCTGTTCGTCGCCGAGTTCCTGTCCTGCGCCGGGGTGATGGTGGCGGACATCGCCGCGGGCTCGTTCCAGATGGCGCTGATACCCGATGCGATCCGGGCCCGGGTGATGGGCGCGTTCCGGACGCTCAACCACGGCTTCCGTCCGCTCGGCGCGCTCGCCGGCGGGGTGCTCGGCACGGCCCTGGGGCTGCGGCCCACGCTCTGGGTGGCGACCGCCGGAGCCGTTCTGGCCGTGCTGTGGGTGCTGCCCTCGCCGCTGGCGCGCCTGCGGGAGCTGCCGGAGCGGGAGCAGGAGCAGGGGCCGGTTCCGGCGAAGGCCTAA
- a CDS encoding ComEC/Rec2 family competence protein yields MNPGAPAEVERPVGGDEGPADLRLVPPALAAWGGAALAVGVVGWWSVAGVLLCLAGAALLVRPAARHGLRATACAGVLLCAAAGAASGGLHAADLRRGPVPGLARDGGRVTAEVAVTSDPRLTRPRSSGSRALPVSVVLEGEVVRVEDRDGAVHLTRAPVLVVVAAGEARGEWLRLLPSTRLRVTGRLALPVRAGDPFAGVLRADGAGPPRITGPPSALQRTAGELRAGLRRATEGLAPDARALLPGLVVGDTARIGPELEAAFEATDLTHLLAVSGSNLTLVLLLLIGRPGTAQLIERGGLAPRLGIPLRATALAGGGLTLAFVVVCRPDPSVLRAAACGLVTLLAIATGRRRSLIPALATVVLVLVLYDPWLARSYGFLLSVLATGALLTVAPRWSEALRRRRVPGRIAEALAATLAAQAVCAPVVAVFAARVSLVAVPANLLAEPAVAPATVLGFAALGLAAVWPRAAEAVAWGAGWPAGWIAGVARAGAGLPGAETDWPEGWWGGLLLALLSGLVVLGARRLPYRRWIGAGCVVLLFLAVVRPPPLVRLVGGWPPPGWVFAMCQVGQGDATVLAAGGDTAVVVDAGPEAAPVDRCLRELGVRRIPLLVLTHFHADHVAGLPGVLRGRAVGAIQTTGLAKPPEQAEFVRRTAAAAGIPLVTARAGERRVLGPLEWRVLWPVATPGGARPAGRGGSGRPVGLGGPGDAGDPGGAGDAGESGESGANDASVTLFVRTAGGVTLLLLGDLEPPAQRGLLRAYPSLPPVDVLKVAHHGSAHQDPGLIRAVRPRLALVSAGLDNPYGHPSPLTVEALRAGGARVLSTDRDGAVAVAGAGLALVAYTSL; encoded by the coding sequence GTGAACCCCGGCGCCCCGGCCGAGGTCGAGCGGCCCGTCGGAGGGGACGAGGGCCCGGCCGATCTTCGGCTCGTGCCGCCGGCCCTGGCCGCGTGGGGCGGGGCGGCCCTCGCCGTCGGCGTCGTCGGCTGGTGGAGCGTGGCAGGAGTGCTGCTCTGCCTGGCCGGGGCCGCACTGCTCGTCCGCCCGGCCGCGCGACACGGCCTGCGGGCGACCGCCTGCGCCGGAGTGCTCCTGTGCGCCGCCGCCGGAGCCGCGTCCGGCGGACTGCACGCCGCCGACCTGCGGCGCGGGCCGGTCCCCGGGCTCGCCCGGGACGGCGGCCGGGTGACGGCCGAGGTGGCCGTCACCTCCGATCCGCGGCTCACCCGGCCGAGGTCGAGCGGGAGCCGGGCGCTGCCGGTCTCCGTGGTCCTGGAGGGCGAGGTGGTGCGGGTCGAGGACCGGGACGGCGCCGTGCACCTGACTCGGGCACCGGTCCTGGTCGTGGTGGCCGCCGGTGAGGCGCGCGGGGAGTGGCTGCGGCTGTTGCCGTCGACCCGGCTGCGGGTGACGGGGCGGCTCGCGCTTCCGGTCCGGGCGGGCGACCCGTTCGCCGGGGTGCTGCGGGCGGACGGTGCGGGGCCGCCCCGGATCACGGGGCCGCCGAGCGCGCTCCAGCGCACCGCCGGGGAGTTGCGGGCCGGGCTGCGGCGGGCGACGGAGGGCCTCGCGCCGGACGCGCGGGCGCTGCTCCCGGGGCTCGTGGTCGGCGACACCGCCAGGATCGGGCCGGAGCTGGAGGCCGCGTTCGAGGCGACCGACCTCACCCACCTGCTGGCGGTCTCCGGATCGAATCTCACACTCGTCCTGCTCCTCCTGATCGGCAGGCCCGGTACCGCGCAGCTGATCGAGCGGGGCGGACTCGCCCCGCGGCTGGGCATCCCGCTGCGGGCCACCGCCCTGGCCGGGGGCGGCCTCACGCTCGCCTTCGTCGTGGTGTGCCGTCCCGACCCGAGCGTGTTGCGGGCGGCGGCCTGCGGGCTCGTCACGTTGCTGGCCATCGCGACCGGTCGCCGCCGGTCGCTGATCCCGGCGCTCGCGACGGTGGTGCTCGTCCTGGTGCTGTACGACCCGTGGCTGGCCCGGAGTTACGGCTTCCTGCTGTCGGTGCTGGCCACCGGGGCGCTGCTGACCGTCGCCCCGCGGTGGAGCGAGGCCCTGCGGCGGCGCCGGGTGCCCGGCAGGATCGCGGAGGCGCTGGCGGCCACGCTGGCGGCGCAGGCGGTGTGCGCGCCGGTGGTGGCGGTGTTCGCGGCCCGGGTGAGTCTGGTCGCGGTTCCCGCCAACCTCCTCGCGGAGCCCGCGGTGGCCCCGGCCACGGTGCTCGGCTTCGCCGCTCTGGGGCTCGCCGCGGTGTGGCCGCGGGCCGCCGAGGCCGTGGCGTGGGGCGCCGGATGGCCCGCCGGCTGGATCGCCGGGGTGGCCCGTGCCGGGGCGGGACTGCCGGGGGCCGAGACGGACTGGCCGGAAGGCTGGTGGGGCGGACTGCTGCTCGCGCTGCTCTCGGGGCTGGTGGTGCTCGGAGCACGGCGGCTGCCGTACCGGCGCTGGATCGGGGCGGGCTGCGTGGTGCTGCTGTTCCTGGCGGTGGTCCGGCCGCCTCCGCTGGTCCGGCTGGTCGGCGGATGGCCGCCGCCGGGCTGGGTGTTCGCGATGTGCCAGGTCGGCCAGGGCGACGCGACGGTGCTGGCGGCCGGCGGGGACACGGCCGTCGTGGTGGACGCCGGGCCCGAAGCGGCGCCGGTCGACCGGTGCCTGCGGGAGCTCGGGGTCCGCCGGATCCCGCTGCTCGTCCTGACCCACTTCCACGCGGACCACGTCGCGGGGCTGCCCGGGGTGCTGCGGGGGCGGGCGGTGGGCGCGATCCAGACGACCGGGCTCGCGAAGCCGCCGGAGCAGGCGGAGTTCGTGCGCCGGACGGCCGCGGCGGCGGGGATCCCGCTGGTGACGGCGCGGGCGGGTGAGCGGCGCGTGCTGGGCCCGCTGGAGTGGCGGGTGCTGTGGCCGGTGGCCACCCCCGGCGGGGCGCGGCCCGCAGGCCGCGGCGGGTCCGGACGGCCGGTCGGGCTCGGAGGGCCGGGGGACGCGGGAGACCCAGGGGGCGCAGGGGACGCAGGGGAGTCGGGTGAGTCGGGGGCCAATGACGCCAGTGTGACGTTGTTCGTCCGTACCGCGGGTGGAGTGACGCTGTTGCTGCTCGGGGACCTGGAACCGCCCGCCCAGCGTGGCCTGTTGCGGGCGTATCCGTCGCTGCCGCCCGTCGACGTGCTGAAGGTGGCCCATCACGGCTCCGCCCATCAGGACCCGGGGCTCATACGGGCGGTGCGGCCCCGGCTCGCGCTGGTGTCGGCGGGCCTGGACAACCCGTACGGGCATCCCTCGCCGCTGACCGTCGAGGCCTTGCGGGCGGGCGGGGCGCGGGTGCTGAGCACGGATCGGGACGGGGCCGTCGCGGTGGCCGGGGCCGGCCTGGCGCTGGTGGCCTACACATCCTTGTAA
- the holA gene encoding DNA polymerase III subunit delta: MATRKTSTEDLLTPVTLAVGQEDLLLDRAVREVVAAARAADADTDVRDLAPEQLQPGALAELTSPSLFAERKVLIMRNAQDLPAETIKEIKAYLDAPVEEITLVVLHPGGAKGKGLLDAARKAGAREVACPKTTKPAERLTFVRQEFRALGRSATPEACQVLVDAIGSDLRELAAAVAQLTADVDGTIDEAVVGRYYTGRAEASSFTVADRAVEGRAAEALEALRWSLSTGVAPVLITSALAQGVRAIGKLSSARGGRPADLARELGMPPWKIDRVRQQMRGWTPDGVSVALRAVAEADAGVKGGGDDPEYALEKAVVTIARAARMRRA; encoded by the coding sequence ATGGCCACCAGAAAGACTTCCACCGAAGACCTCCTCACCCCCGTCACGCTCGCCGTGGGCCAGGAGGACCTGCTGCTCGACCGCGCGGTCCGCGAGGTGGTGGCGGCGGCCCGCGCCGCCGACGCCGACACGGACGTCCGCGACCTCGCGCCCGAACAGCTCCAGCCCGGCGCCCTCGCGGAGCTGACCAGCCCCTCGCTCTTCGCCGAGCGCAAGGTCCTGATCATGCGGAACGCACAGGACCTCCCGGCGGAGACGATCAAGGAGATCAAGGCGTATCTCGACGCTCCGGTCGAGGAGATCACCCTCGTGGTGCTGCACCCCGGCGGCGCGAAGGGCAAGGGGCTGCTCGACGCGGCCCGCAAGGCCGGCGCCCGCGAGGTGGCCTGCCCGAAGACCACCAAGCCGGCGGAGCGGCTGACCTTCGTGCGGCAGGAGTTCCGGGCGCTCGGGCGCTCGGCCACGCCCGAAGCCTGCCAGGTGCTGGTCGACGCGATCGGCAGCGACCTGCGCGAGCTGGCCGCGGCGGTCGCGCAGCTGACGGCGGACGTCGACGGCACGATCGACGAGGCGGTCGTCGGCCGCTACTACACGGGCCGCGCCGAAGCCTCCTCCTTCACGGTCGCGGACCGCGCCGTCGAGGGCCGGGCGGCGGAGGCCCTGGAGGCCCTGCGCTGGTCCCTGTCGACCGGGGTCGCGCCCGTTCTGATCACCAGCGCCCTGGCCCAAGGCGTCCGGGCCATCGGCAAGCTCTCCTCTGCCCGCGGCGGACGCCCGGCGGACCTCGCGCGCGAGCTGGGGATGCCACCGTGGAAGATCGACCGCGTGCGGCAGCAGATGCGCGGCTGGACCCCCGACGGGGTCTCCGTGGCACTGCGGGCGGTCGCGGAGGCGGACGCGGGCGTCAAGGGCGGCGGCGACGATCCGGAGTACGCGCTGGAGAAGGCCGTGGTGACCATCGCCCGCGCCGCCCGCATGCGCCGCGCCTGA
- a CDS encoding YceI family protein — protein MFGGLFGKRGSAAARGGPLSGLTVPPSAGVLSCRVLDPVNEPVRQAEFVVSDTAGRKVLAGETDPYGSVLATVPAGEYRLAVTAEGYTPYHGATVVAEHGHTSLGDLMLQVAPQPQLPESGDWEIDPAHSQIGFTARHIGLARIHGRFNGFAGAIRVGERMEQSAMHVVIDAASIDTGVQMRDDHLRSSDFLDVGAYPTMEFYSERFVHRGGSRWGVTGALTLHGVSRTVTLDTQYLGIGSGLEGETRCACRASTELHREDFTLTWQTLLARGIAAVGSSITIELDIQIVPKKG, from the coding sequence ATGTTCGGTGGTCTGTTCGGCAAACGCGGCTCCGCGGCCGCGCGAGGCGGCCCGCTCTCGGGGCTCACGGTCCCGCCGTCGGCGGGCGTGCTGAGCTGCCGGGTCCTGGACCCCGTCAACGAGCCGGTCCGCCAGGCCGAGTTCGTGGTCAGCGACACGGCGGGCCGCAAGGTCCTGGCGGGGGAGACCGACCCGTACGGCAGCGTGCTCGCGACGGTGCCGGCGGGCGAGTACCGACTCGCGGTCACGGCCGAGGGCTACACCCCGTACCACGGCGCCACCGTCGTCGCCGAGCACGGGCACACGAGCCTGGGCGACCTGATGCTCCAGGTCGCACCCCAGCCGCAGCTCCCCGAGTCCGGCGACTGGGAGATCGACCCGGCGCACTCCCAGATCGGTTTCACCGCGCGGCACATCGGACTGGCCCGGATCCACGGCCGGTTCAACGGCTTCGCCGGGGCGATCAGGGTCGGCGAGCGCATGGAGCAGTCGGCCATGCACGTCGTGATCGACGCCGCCTCCATCGACACCGGCGTGCAGATGCGCGACGACCACCTGCGTTCGAGCGACTTCCTCGACGTGGGCGCGTACCCGACGATGGAGTTCTACAGCGAGCGCTTCGTCCACCGGGGCGGCAGCCGTTGGGGCGTCACCGGCGCGCTCACCCTGCACGGCGTCAGCCGCACGGTGACCCTCGACACCCAGTACCTGGGCATCGGCAGCGGCCTGGAGGGCGAGACCCGGTGCGCCTGCCGCGCGAGCACGGAACTGCACCGCGAGGACTTCACCCTGACCTGGCAGACGCTGCTCGCACGAGGCATCGCCGCCGTCGGCTCCAGCATCACCATCGAGCTGGACATCCAGATCGTCCCCAAGAAGGGCTAG
- the rpsT gene encoding 30S ribosomal protein S20 translates to MANIKSQIKRNKTNEKARLRNKAVKSSLKTAIRKAREAVAAGDLEKATVAARAASRQLDKAVSKGVIHKNAAANKKSALATKVGSLQG, encoded by the coding sequence GTGGCGAACATCAAGTCCCAGATCAAGCGGAACAAGACCAACGAGAAGGCGCGCCTGCGCAACAAGGCCGTCAAGTCGTCGCTCAAGACCGCGATCCGCAAGGCCCGCGAGGCTGTCGCCGCCGGCGACCTCGAGAAGGCCACCGTTGCCGCTCGTGCCGCCTCGCGTCAGCTCGACAAGGCTGTCTCGAAGGGTGTCATCCACAAGAACGCCGCCGCCAACAAGAAGTCGGCGCTGGCCACCAAGGTGGGCTCCCTCCAGGGCTGA
- a CDS encoding AMP-dependent synthetase/ligase translates to MSDTQTLIENRPPSVATLFLERVERTPDAEAYRYPVPAASGQGPDEWKSLSWGQAAERVYGIAAGLIDLGVQPEERIALASSTRVEWILADLGVMCAGAAVTTIYPQTNAEESAFILSDSDSRVLIAENADQLAKAVERRAELPHLHHVVVIDPEGADTDDEWVLTLADLEARGKAYLEKHPEAVKERVGAITADQLATLIYTSGTTGRPKGVRLPHDNWSYMAKAIAATGLVTQDDVQYLWLPLAHVFGKVLTSGQIEVGHVTAVDGRIDKIIVNLPVVQPTYMAAVPRIFEKVYNGVAAKAREGGGAKYKIFQWAAGIAREYAKVTQDNFRRTGTASAPFGLAAKHKVADALVYKKLREAFGGRLRAAVSGSVALAPEIGYFFSGAGIHILEGYGLTESSAASFVNPGEAYRTGTVGKPLPGTEVRIADDGEILLRSPGVMEGYHGLPEKTAEVLEADGWFHTGDIGELSADGYLRITDRKKDLFKTSGGKYIAPTEVEGQFKAVCPFVSNIVVLGADRNYCSALIALDEPAILGWAAEHELGGKSYAEVVAAPQTQKLIEGYVARLNEGLQRWQTIKKFRLLPRDLDVEHGELTPSLKMKRPVVERTYQHLIDDMYEGAREA, encoded by the coding sequence GTGAGCGACACACAGACCCTGATCGAGAACCGGCCGCCGTCCGTGGCGACCCTTTTCCTTGAGCGCGTCGAGCGGACCCCGGATGCGGAGGCCTACCGCTATCCGGTCCCCGCCGCCTCCGGGCAGGGCCCCGACGAGTGGAAGTCGCTCAGTTGGGGGCAGGCCGCCGAGCGGGTCTACGGGATCGCCGCCGGCCTCATCGACCTCGGCGTCCAGCCGGAGGAGCGGATCGCGCTCGCCTCGTCGACCCGGGTCGAGTGGATCCTCGCCGACCTCGGCGTGATGTGCGCGGGCGCCGCCGTGACCACGATCTACCCCCAGACCAACGCCGAGGAGTCGGCGTTCATCCTCTCCGACTCCGACTCGCGCGTCCTCATCGCGGAGAACGCCGACCAGCTCGCCAAGGCCGTCGAGCGGCGCGCCGAGCTGCCCCACCTCCACCACGTGGTCGTCATCGACCCCGAGGGCGCCGACACCGACGACGAGTGGGTGCTGACCCTCGCCGACCTGGAGGCCCGCGGCAAGGCGTACCTGGAGAAGCATCCGGAGGCCGTCAAGGAGCGGGTCGGGGCGATCACCGCCGATCAGCTGGCCACCCTCATCTACACCTCGGGCACCACCGGCCGCCCCAAGGGCGTCCGCCTCCCGCACGACAACTGGTCCTACATGGCCAAGGCCATCGCCGCCACCGGCCTGGTCACCCAGGACGACGTGCAGTACCTGTGGCTGCCGCTCGCCCACGTCTTCGGCAAGGTGCTCACCTCGGGCCAGATCGAGGTCGGCCACGTCACCGCCGTCGACGGCCGCATCGACAAGATCATCGTGAACCTGCCGGTCGTGCAGCCCACCTACATGGCGGCCGTCCCGCGCATCTTCGAGAAGGTCTACAACGGAGTCGCCGCCAAGGCCCGCGAGGGCGGCGGCGCCAAGTACAAGATCTTCCAGTGGGCGGCCGGGATCGCCCGCGAGTACGCCAAGGTCACCCAGGACAACTTCCGCCGCACCGGCACCGCCTCCGCGCCCTTCGGCCTCGCCGCCAAGCACAAGGTCGCCGACGCGCTGGTCTACAAGAAGCTCCGCGAGGCCTTCGGCGGGCGGCTGCGCGCCGCCGTCTCCGGCTCGGTCGCGCTGGCCCCCGAGATCGGCTACTTCTTCTCCGGCGCCGGCATCCACATCCTGGAGGGCTACGGCCTGACGGAGTCCTCCGCCGCCTCCTTCGTCAACCCGGGCGAGGCCTACCGCACGGGCACCGTCGGCAAGCCGCTGCCCGGCACCGAGGTCCGCATCGCCGACGACGGCGAGATCCTGCTGCGCAGCCCCGGCGTCATGGAGGGCTACCACGGCCTGCCGGAGAAGACGGCGGAGGTCCTGGAGGCGGACGGCTGGTTCCACACCGGCGACATCGGCGAGCTGTCCGCCGACGGCTACCTGCGGATCACCGACCGCAAGAAGGACCTGTTCAAGACCTCCGGCGGCAAGTACATCGCCCCGACCGAGGTCGAGGGCCAGTTCAAGGCCGTCTGCCCGTTCGTCTCCAACATCGTGGTGCTCGGCGCCGACCGGAACTACTGCAGCGCCCTCATCGCTCTCGACGAGCCCGCCATCCTCGGCTGGGCGGCCGAGCACGAGCTCGGCGGCAAGTCCTACGCGGAGGTCGTCGCCGCCCCGCAGACCCAGAAGCTCATCGAGGGCTACGTCGCCCGCCTCAACGAGGGCCTGCAGCGCTGGCAGACGATCAAGAAGTTCCGCCTGCTGCCGCGCGACCTCGACGTCGAGCACGGCGAGCTCACGCCCAGCCTGAAGATGAAGCGGCCGGTCGTGGAGCGGACCTACCAGCACCTGATCGACGACATGTACGAGGGCGCCCGCGAGGCCTGA
- a CDS encoding winged helix-turn-helix domain-containing protein, with protein MTEQSHSIELTDPRALRAYAHPTRMTLVGLLRTSGPFTATKAAELTGESVASCSYHLRILAKYGLVEQAPGGKGREKPWRATARFTEWPDRSEDAAVAQAADALSAAVTEHYFQRVLKSIENRHSLPEEWREAEQFGDTLLHLTPEELTGLGRRIEELLRPYEEREGDPALRPEGARPVGILRIALVDRDADTNTDADTGAGEE; from the coding sequence ATGACGGAGCAGTCGCACAGCATCGAGCTGACGGACCCGCGCGCCCTGCGCGCCTATGCCCATCCCACCCGGATGACCCTCGTGGGTCTGCTGCGCACGAGCGGCCCCTTCACCGCCACCAAGGCGGCCGAGCTGACCGGCGAGTCCGTGGCCAGCTGCTCGTACCACCTGCGGATACTCGCCAAGTACGGGCTGGTCGAGCAGGCCCCCGGCGGCAAGGGGCGGGAGAAGCCCTGGCGGGCGACGGCCCGGTTCACCGAATGGCCGGACCGCAGCGAGGACGCCGCGGTCGCCCAGGCGGCGGACGCGCTCAGCGCGGCGGTCACGGAGCACTACTTCCAGCGGGTCCTGAAGTCCATCGAGAACCGGCACAGCCTGCCGGAGGAATGGCGCGAGGCCGAGCAGTTCGGCGACACGCTGCTCCACCTCACCCCCGAGGAGCTGACCGGTCTCGGGCGGCGGATCGAGGAACTGCTCCGCCCCTACGAGGAGCGGGAGGGCGACCCCGCCCTGCGGCCCGAAGGCGCCCGCCCCGTGGGCATCCTGCGGATCGCCTTGGTGGACCGCGACGCCGACACGAACACTGACGCCGACACCGGCGCGGGGGAGGAGTGA
- the lepA gene encoding translation elongation factor 4 — translation MPATPTNVPEPSRTDPALIRNFCIIAHIDHGKSTLADRMLQLTGVVDQRQMRAQYLDRMDIERERGITIKSQAVRLPWAPTDGQGEGRTHILNMIDTPGHVDFTYEVSRSLAACEGTILLVDAAQGIEAQTLANLYLAMENDLTIVPVLNKIDLPAAQPEKFSEELANLIGCQPEDVLKVSAKTGMGVEALLDRVVRDVPAPVGVADAPARAMIFDSVYDSYRGVVTYVRVVDGQLNKRERIKMMSTGATHELLEIGVSSPEMTASDGLGVGEVGYLITGVKDVRQSKVGDTITSLNKGATEALGGYKDPKPMVFSGLYPLDGSEYPDLREALDKLQLNDAALVYEPETSAALGFGFRVGFLGLLHLDVIRERLEREFGLDLIATAPNVVYRVVMEDGSEHTVTNPSEFPEGKISDVYEPVVRATILAPSEFIGAIMELCQTRRGTLIGMDYLSEDRVEIRYTLPLAEIVFDFFDQLKSKTRGYASLDYEPTGEQASSLVKVDILLHGDKVDAFSAVTHKDAAYAYGVRLVAKLRELIPRQAFEVPIQAAIGSRVIARETIRAIRKDVLAKCYGGDISRKRKLLEKQKEGKKRMKMVGSVEVPQEAFIAVLSSDDAAGGKGKK, via the coding sequence GTGCCCGCGACTCCTACCAACGTGCCCGAGCCGAGCCGAACCGACCCGGCTCTGATCCGCAATTTCTGCATCATCGCGCACATCGACCACGGCAAGTCCACGCTCGCCGACCGGATGCTCCAGCTGACCGGTGTGGTCGACCAGCGGCAGATGCGCGCCCAGTACCTCGACCGGATGGACATCGAGCGCGAGCGCGGCATCACGATCAAGTCCCAGGCGGTCCGCCTTCCCTGGGCGCCCACGGACGGGCAGGGTGAGGGCCGTACCCACATCCTGAACATGATCGACACCCCCGGGCACGTCGACTTCACGTACGAGGTCTCCCGGTCGCTCGCCGCCTGTGAGGGCACGATCCTGCTGGTGGACGCGGCGCAGGGCATCGAGGCTCAGACTCTCGCCAACCTGTACCTGGCGATGGAGAACGACCTCACCATCGTCCCGGTCCTGAACAAGATCGACCTGCCGGCCGCCCAGCCGGAGAAGTTCTCCGAGGAGCTGGCCAACCTCATCGGCTGCCAGCCGGAGGACGTCCTCAAGGTCTCCGCGAAGACCGGCATGGGCGTCGAGGCGCTGCTCGACCGCGTGGTCCGGGACGTGCCGGCCCCCGTCGGTGTCGCCGACGCGCCCGCCCGCGCGATGATCTTCGACTCCGTGTACGACTCGTACCGGGGCGTCGTGACGTACGTCCGTGTCGTCGACGGGCAGCTCAACAAGCGCGAGCGCATCAAGATGATGTCGACCGGCGCCACCCACGAGCTGCTGGAGATCGGTGTCTCGTCGCCGGAGATGACGGCCTCCGACGGCCTCGGCGTCGGCGAGGTCGGCTACCTGATCACCGGTGTGAAGGACGTCCGCCAGTCCAAGGTGGGTGACACGATCACCTCCCTGAACAAGGGCGCGACCGAGGCCCTCGGCGGCTACAAGGACCCCAAGCCGATGGTGTTCTCGGGTCTCTACCCGCTGGACGGCTCGGAGTACCCGGACCTCCGCGAGGCCCTCGACAAGCTGCAGCTGAACGACGCCGCGCTGGTCTACGAGCCGGAGACCTCCGCCGCGCTCGGCTTCGGCTTCCGCGTCGGCTTCCTCGGCCTGCTCCACCTCGACGTGATCCGCGAGCGCCTGGAGCGCGAGTTCGGTCTCGACCTGATCGCCACCGCCCCCAACGTGGTCTACCGCGTGGTCATGGAGGACGGCAGCGAGCACACGGTCACCAACCCGAGCGAGTTCCCCGAGGGCAAGATCAGCGACGTGTACGAGCCCGTCGTACGCGCCACGATCCTGGCCCCCAGCGAGTTCATCGGCGCGATCATGGAGCTGTGCCAGACCCGCCGCGGCACGCTGATCGGCATGGACTACCTCTCCGAGGACCGGGTCGAGATCCGCTACACCCTGCCCCTGGCCGAGATCGTCTTCGACTTCTTCGACCAGCTGAAGTCCAAGACGCGCGGTTACGCGTCGCTGGACTACGAGCCCACCGGCGAGCAGGCGTCCAGCCTGGTCAAGGTCGACATCCTGCTGCACGGCGACAAGGTGGACGCGTTCTCCGCCGTCACCCACAAGGACGCCGCCTACGCCTACGGTGTCCGGCTGGTCGCCAAGCTGCGCGAGCTGATCCCGCGGCAGGCCTTCGAGGTGCCGATCCAGGCCGCGATCGGCTCCCGGGTCATCGCCCGCGAGACCATCCGCGCCATCCGCAAGGACGTCCTCGCCAAGTGCTACGGCGGTGACATCTCCCGTAAGCGGAAGCTGCTGGAGAAGCAGAAGGAAGGCAAGAAGCGCATGAAGATGGTCGGCTCCGTGGAGGTCCCGCAGGAGGCCTTCATCGCCGTCCTGTCGAGCGACGACGCGGCGGGCGGCAAGGGCAAGAAGTAG